Proteins encoded together in one Nocardioides marinisabuli window:
- the secA gene encoding preprotein translocase subunit SecA, with translation MPVILDKLLRIGEGKILRQLEGISKAVNAIEDDFVAMSDEELQAMTGELRQRHEAGESLDDLMPEAFATVREAAKRVLGMRPFDVQVQGGAALHLGNIAEMKTGEGKTLVAVLPSYLNALSGKGVHVVTVNDYLAKYQAEQMGRVHHFLGLTVGVITPDLRPDARREQYACDITYATNNELGFDYLRDNMASSIEDCVQRGHNFAVVDEVDSILIDEARTPLIISGPTQDEVKWYGEFAKIARRLEKDVDYEVDEKKRTISVLEPGITKVEDHLGIENLYESANTPLISFLNNSIKAKELFRNDKEYVVMDGEVLIVDEHTGRMLAGRRYNDGLHQAIEAKEGVQVREEYQTLANVTLQNYFRLYETLSGMTGTAMTEASEFDKIYKLGVVPIPTNRPMARIDQPDLVYRTEEAKYEAVAADIAERHAKGQPVLVGTVSVEKSEYLGALLKKKGIPHNVLNAKMHADEAKIVAMAGHKGAVTVATNMAGRGTDIMLGGAVEFLADAELRAKGLEPAGETAEEYEAAWPATVERVKAQVQADHDEVKELGGLYVVGTERHESRRIDNQLRGRSGRQGDPGESRFYLSLQDELMRLFKSDWVDRVLQVLKIPDDVPIENKRVTNAIANAQGQVESQNFESRKNVLKYDDVMDRQRKVIYAERREVLEGADIEEQIRTFIDDVVRGYVTGATQGLPEEWDLEQAWTDLQQIYPVGVDLDALVAEAGDKANLDREKVIERLRADAQSAYDARVEEMGQEVARELERRVILSVLDRKWREHLYEMDYLREGIYLRAYSQRDPLVEYQREGFDMFAAMMDGIKEETVGFLFNLEVTVDEQQDEDEQQVLTVAPGLRAPVMGQPGGQQGEAPHIHAKGLDAPSSPQNLTYSAPAEDGEAEVRADVATAEDPYAGVSRNATCPCGSGKKFKQCHGAAGGPTGTTARAQG, from the coding sequence GTGCCCGTGATTCTCGACAAACTCCTCCGCATCGGCGAGGGCAAGATCCTGCGGCAGCTCGAGGGCATCTCGAAGGCCGTCAACGCCATCGAGGACGACTTCGTCGCGATGAGCGACGAGGAGCTGCAGGCGATGACCGGCGAGCTGCGCCAGCGTCACGAGGCCGGCGAGAGCCTCGACGACCTGATGCCCGAGGCGTTCGCGACGGTGCGCGAGGCCGCCAAGCGCGTGCTGGGCATGCGCCCCTTCGACGTGCAGGTCCAGGGCGGCGCGGCGCTGCACCTGGGCAACATCGCCGAGATGAAGACCGGTGAGGGCAAGACGCTGGTCGCGGTGCTGCCCTCCTACCTCAACGCCCTGTCGGGCAAGGGCGTGCACGTCGTCACGGTCAACGACTACCTGGCCAAGTACCAGGCCGAGCAGATGGGCCGCGTGCACCACTTCCTCGGCCTCACCGTCGGGGTGATCACCCCCGACCTGCGCCCCGACGCGCGGCGCGAGCAGTACGCCTGCGACATCACCTACGCCACCAACAACGAGCTGGGCTTCGACTACCTGCGCGACAACATGGCCTCCTCGATCGAGGACTGCGTGCAGCGCGGCCACAACTTCGCCGTGGTCGACGAGGTCGACTCGATCCTCATCGACGAGGCCCGGACCCCGCTGATCATCAGCGGCCCGACCCAGGACGAGGTCAAGTGGTACGGCGAGTTCGCCAAGATCGCGCGCCGCCTGGAGAAGGACGTCGACTACGAGGTCGACGAGAAGAAGCGCACCATCTCCGTCCTCGAGCCCGGCATCACCAAGGTCGAGGACCACCTGGGCATCGAGAACCTCTACGAGTCGGCGAACACCCCGCTCATCTCGTTCCTGAACAACTCCATCAAGGCCAAGGAGCTGTTCCGCAACGACAAGGAGTACGTCGTCATGGACGGCGAGGTGCTCATCGTCGACGAGCACACCGGCCGGATGCTGGCCGGGCGCCGCTACAACGACGGCCTGCACCAGGCGATCGAGGCGAAGGAGGGGGTGCAGGTCCGCGAGGAGTACCAGACGCTGGCCAACGTCACCCTGCAGAACTACTTCCGCCTCTACGAGACGCTCTCGGGCATGACCGGCACGGCGATGACCGAGGCTTCGGAGTTCGACAAGATCTACAAGCTCGGCGTCGTGCCGATCCCGACCAACCGCCCGATGGCGCGCATCGACCAGCCCGACCTGGTCTACCGCACCGAGGAGGCAAAGTACGAGGCCGTCGCCGCCGACATCGCCGAGCGGCACGCCAAGGGCCAGCCGGTGCTGGTGGGCACGGTCTCGGTCGAGAAGTCGGAGTACCTCGGGGCCCTGCTGAAGAAGAAGGGCATCCCGCACAACGTCCTGAACGCCAAGATGCACGCCGACGAGGCGAAGATCGTCGCGATGGCCGGGCACAAGGGCGCGGTCACCGTGGCCACCAACATGGCCGGCCGAGGCACCGACATCATGCTCGGCGGCGCGGTGGAGTTCCTCGCCGACGCCGAGCTGCGCGCCAAGGGCCTCGAGCCCGCCGGCGAGACCGCCGAGGAGTACGAGGCGGCGTGGCCCGCGACCGTGGAGCGGGTCAAGGCCCAGGTCCAGGCCGACCACGACGAGGTCAAGGAGCTCGGCGGCCTCTACGTCGTGGGCACCGAGCGCCACGAGTCGCGCCGCATCGACAACCAGCTGCGCGGACGGTCCGGCCGCCAGGGCGACCCGGGCGAGTCGCGCTTCTACCTGTCCCTGCAGGACGAGCTGATGCGCCTGTTCAAGTCCGACTGGGTCGACCGGGTGCTCCAGGTCCTCAAGATCCCCGACGACGTCCCGATCGAGAACAAGCGCGTCACCAACGCCATCGCCAACGCGCAGGGCCAGGTGGAGTCGCAGAACTTCGAGTCGCGCAAGAACGTCCTGAAGTACGACGACGTGATGGACCGCCAGCGCAAGGTGATCTACGCCGAGCGCCGAGAGGTGCTCGAGGGCGCCGACATCGAGGAGCAGATCCGCACCTTCATCGACGACGTCGTGCGCGGCTACGTCACCGGCGCCACGCAGGGGCTGCCGGAGGAGTGGGACCTCGAGCAGGCCTGGACGGACCTGCAGCAGATCTACCCCGTCGGGGTCGACCTCGACGCGCTGGTCGCCGAGGCCGGCGACAAGGCCAACCTCGACCGCGAGAAGGTCATCGAGCGCCTGCGCGCCGACGCGCAGTCGGCGTACGACGCGCGCGTGGAGGAGATGGGCCAGGAGGTCGCCCGCGAGCTCGAGCGCCGCGTGATCCTCTCGGTGCTCGACCGCAAGTGGCGCGAGCACCTCTACGAGATGGACTACCTGCGCGAGGGCATCTACCTGCGGGCCTACTCCCAGCGCGACCCGCTCGTGGAGTACCAGCGCGAGGGCTTCGACATGTTCGCGGCGATGATGGACGGCATCAAGGAGGAGACCGTCGGGTTCCTCTTCAACCTCGAGGTCACCGTCGACGAGCAGCAGGACGAGGACGAGCAGCAGGTCCTGACCGTGGCGCCGGGCCTGCGGGCCCCGGTGATGGGTCAGCCGGGTGGACAGCAGGGCGAGGCCCCGCACATCCACGCCAAGGGCCTGGACGCCCCGAGCTCGCCGCAGAACCTGACCTACTCCGCGCCCGCGGAGGACGGTGAGGCCGAGGTCCGCGCCGACGTCGCGACGGCGGAGGACCCCTACGCCGGGGTCAGCCGCAACGCCACGTGCCCCTGTGGCTCGGGCAAGAAGTTCAAGCAGTGCCACGGCGCTGCGGGTGGGCCGACCGGCACCACCGCCCGCGCCCAGGGCTAG
- a CDS encoding response regulator, giving the protein MVVDDQELFRRGLTMLLGVEDGIEVVGEAGDGIEGTTLAAGVAPDVVLLDIRMPKRTGIEACRSIKEAVPSAKIIMLTVSDEEADLYEAVKSGAAGYLLKDSSIEEVAQAVRVVADGQSLISPSMAVKLIDEFKQMSKPEREHVPGLRLTERELEVLRLVAKGMNNREIAKQLFISENTVKNHVRNILEKLQLHSRMEAVMYAVREKLLDLP; this is encoded by the coding sequence ATGGTCGTGGACGACCAGGAGCTCTTCCGTCGCGGTCTGACGATGCTCCTGGGCGTCGAGGACGGCATCGAGGTCGTCGGCGAGGCCGGCGACGGCATCGAGGGCACGACGCTGGCCGCCGGGGTGGCACCCGACGTGGTGCTGCTCGACATCCGGATGCCCAAGCGCACCGGCATCGAGGCCTGCCGCTCGATCAAGGAGGCCGTGCCCTCGGCCAAGATCATCATGCTCACCGTCTCCGACGAGGAGGCCGATCTCTACGAGGCGGTCAAGAGCGGCGCGGCCGGCTACCTCCTCAAGGACTCCTCGATCGAGGAGGTGGCCCAGGCGGTGCGCGTGGTGGCCGACGGCCAGTCGCTGATCAGCCCGTCGATGGCGGTCAAGCTGATCGACGAGTTCAAGCAGATGAGCAAGCCCGAGCGCGAGCACGTGCCGGGGCTGCGGCTGACCGAGCGCGAGCTCGAGGTCCTGCGCCTGGTGGCCAAGGGCATGAACAACCGCGAGATCGCCAAGCAGCTGTTCATCTCCGAGAACACCGTGAAGAACCACGTGCGCAACATCCTCGAGAAGCTGCAGCTGCACTCGCGGATGGAGGCGGTCATGTACGCCGTGCGCGAGAAGCTGCTCGACCTGCCGTAG
- the hpf gene encoding ribosome hibernation-promoting factor, HPF/YfiA family — MEVVVTGRHCEIKEGFRAHCSEKLAKLEKHDHRIMRVHVEVDCEPNPRQHDRAVHVELTAFSKGPVIRAEAAADDKMAALDLALDKMARQMQRAADRRRVHRGRKTPVSVGEALSGTPMVEDLVTGDSGETETEREVGPVAMDGDGPMIVREKTHPASPMTLDQALYEMELVGHDFYLFVDKESERPSVVYRRRGYDYGVLSLDLGQQ, encoded by the coding sequence ATGGAAGTTGTGGTCACCGGACGGCACTGCGAGATCAAGGAGGGCTTCCGCGCCCACTGCTCGGAGAAGCTGGCGAAGCTCGAGAAGCACGACCACCGGATCATGCGGGTCCACGTGGAGGTCGACTGCGAACCCAACCCCCGGCAGCACGACCGGGCGGTGCACGTGGAGCTGACCGCCTTCTCCAAGGGACCGGTCATCCGGGCCGAGGCGGCGGCCGACGACAAGATGGCCGCCCTCGACCTGGCCCTCGACAAGATGGCGCGCCAGATGCAGCGCGCCGCCGACCGCCGCCGCGTGCACCGCGGCCGCAAGACGCCGGTCTCGGTGGGCGAGGCGCTCTCGGGCACCCCGATGGTCGAGGACCTCGTCACCGGCGACTCCGGCGAGACCGAGACCGAGCGCGAGGTCGGACCCGTGGCCATGGACGGCGACGGCCCGATGATCGTGCGCGAGAAGACCCACCCGGCGAGCCCGATGACGCTCGACCAGGCGCTCTACGAGATGGAGCTCGTGGGTCACGACTTCTACCTGTTCGTCGACAAGGAGAGCGAGCGGCCCTCGGTCGTCTACCGGCGCCGCGGCTACGACTACGGAGTGCTGTCGCTGGACCTGGGCCAGCAGTGA
- a CDS encoding ComF family protein has product MLLRDAALDLLLGSACVGCGAPGRLLCAACGAGLPTSAVPAQPDPCPPGLVDVCAAGGYEGVLRALVLGHKERGLHPLRVPLARLLGVALGPLVAPLPRGARGGLVLVPVPSRAATVRTRGHDPTWTMTRLAAAAAARAGHPVGAARLLRLRPGVLDQAGLDTAGRAANLAGSMTCPSPPLRRLAAAGPLAGAVVCDDVVTTGSTLREAQRALEAVGLPVLGAVVVAATRRRRPPAAGEG; this is encoded by the coding sequence GTGCTGCTGCGCGACGCCGCCCTCGACCTGCTGCTGGGCAGCGCCTGCGTGGGCTGCGGCGCGCCGGGCCGGCTGCTGTGCGCCGCGTGCGGCGCCGGGCTGCCGACCTCCGCGGTCCCGGCGCAGCCCGACCCCTGCCCGCCGGGACTGGTCGACGTGTGCGCGGCGGGCGGCTACGAGGGCGTGCTCCGCGCCCTCGTCCTGGGCCACAAGGAGCGCGGTCTGCACCCCCTGCGGGTGCCGCTGGCCCGGTTGCTGGGGGTGGCGCTCGGCCCCCTGGTGGCGCCCCTCCCGCGCGGTGCACGGGGCGGGCTGGTGCTGGTGCCGGTGCCCTCGCGGGCGGCCACGGTGCGCACGCGCGGCCACGACCCCACCTGGACCATGACGCGCCTGGCGGCGGCCGCGGCGGCCCGCGCCGGCCACCCGGTGGGCGCGGCGCGGCTGCTGCGGCTGCGCCCCGGCGTGCTCGACCAGGCGGGGCTCGACACCGCCGGCCGGGCGGCCAACCTGGCGGGCTCGATGACCTGTCCGTCGCCGCCGCTGCGGCGCCTGGCCGCGGCCGGGCCGCTGGCCGGCGCGGTCGTCTGCGACGACGTCGTCACCACGGGCTCCACCCTGCGCGAGGCGCAGCGCGCCCTGGAGGCCGTCGGGCTGCCGGTCCTCGGCGCCGTCGTCGTCGCGGCCACCCGGCGGCGCAGGCCACCGGCCGCCGGCGAGGGGTGA
- a CDS encoding winged helix-turn-helix domain-containing protein, producing the protein MPPSTQTLSRSQARRTALAAQGFCDPPHASPTMRTLERALSRTGVLQVDSVNVLQRAHYVPLYSRMGPYDTDLLHRAAERAPRRMVEYWAHVQAFMPVDLWPVMQHRMADHRARRGKWRVLEADPALEARVLAAVEDLGAATAREVATYLGEGASSSKEHWGWNWSSTRRVLDYLFTVGDVAIASRNPQFEIRYDLPERVLPAEVLAAPVPDVAEAAVELVRRAARSHGVATERCLADYYRMRAQPAPGLASAREAVATLVESGELEPVGVEGWSRPAYLHRDARLPRRVRARTLLSPFDPVVWERERTERIFGFRYRIEIYTPAAQRVHGYYVLPFLLGECLVARVDLKADRRVPGGELVVRGAFAEPGAPDETGAELLAELHRMAGWLGLGGLRFEQRGDLVPELGALHGAG; encoded by the coding sequence GTGCCCCCGTCCACCCAGACGCTGAGCCGGTCCCAGGCCCGCCGCACCGCTCTTGCGGCCCAGGGCTTCTGCGACCCCCCGCACGCCAGCCCCACGATGCGCACCCTCGAGCGTGCGCTCTCGCGCACCGGGGTGCTGCAGGTGGACTCGGTCAACGTGCTCCAGCGCGCGCACTACGTGCCGCTCTACTCCCGGATGGGACCCTACGACACCGACCTGCTGCACCGTGCCGCGGAGCGAGCGCCGCGCCGGATGGTGGAGTACTGGGCGCACGTGCAGGCCTTCATGCCCGTCGACCTGTGGCCGGTGATGCAGCACCGGATGGCCGACCACCGGGCCCGGCGCGGCAAGTGGCGGGTGCTGGAGGCCGACCCGGCCCTCGAGGCCCGGGTGCTCGCCGCCGTCGAGGACCTGGGGGCCGCGACGGCCCGCGAGGTGGCGACGTACCTGGGGGAGGGGGCGTCGTCCTCGAAGGAGCACTGGGGCTGGAACTGGTCCTCGACCCGGCGGGTCCTCGACTACCTGTTCACCGTCGGCGACGTCGCCATCGCCTCGCGCAACCCCCAGTTCGAGATCCGCTACGACCTCCCCGAGCGGGTGCTGCCGGCCGAGGTGCTGGCGGCGCCGGTGCCCGACGTGGCCGAGGCCGCCGTCGAGCTGGTCCGGCGCGCGGCCCGCTCGCACGGGGTGGCCACCGAGCGCTGCCTGGCCGACTACTACCGGATGCGGGCCCAGCCGGCCCCCGGCCTGGCCAGCGCCCGCGAGGCCGTCGCGACCCTGGTGGAGTCCGGTGAGCTCGAGCCGGTCGGGGTCGAGGGGTGGTCGCGGCCGGCGTACCTGCACCGCGACGCGCGGCTGCCGCGCCGGGTGCGGGCCCGCACCCTGCTGAGCCCCTTCGACCCGGTGGTGTGGGAGCGCGAGCGCACCGAGCGGATCTTCGGGTTCCGCTACCGCATCGAGATCTACACCCCCGCGGCCCAGCGCGTGCACGGCTACTACGTGCTGCCGTTCCTGCTCGGAGAGTGCCTGGTGGCGCGGGTCGACCTCAAGGCCGACCGGCGCGTGCCGGGCGGCGAGCTGGTCGTGCGCGGTGCGTTCGCCGAGCCCGGGGCGCCGGACGAGACTGGCGCCGAGCTGCTCGCCGAGCTGCACCGGATGGCCGGCTGGCTGGGGCTGGGCGGCCTCCGGTTCGAGCAGCGCGGCGACCTGGTGCCGGAGTTAGGGGCTCTCCACGGCGCTGGGTAG
- a CDS encoding LpqB family beta-propeller domain-containing protein yields MSRRGLVALLLPLLLLAGGCVSMPESGPVVGAGVGDGVDADMGGVPAIDARAPQEGQSATEVVRGFLDAMQAWPRELTTAKEYLASDAAAAWNPDGLVTYVEAQPQSTSSSRVSLRLGGADRFDARGAYEGALSAYESILQLSLTTEDGQLRITNPPSDLVVPQTWFEARYDQLALYFLAPGGEVLVPEPVFVADDDKLASTLIEGLIEGPRDDRVARSLVPPDLALELSVPVTPDGTAAIELTGEAASLTPTENAQMLAQLAWTLRQDPDIEAFTLSIGGQRIRLADGEDRIPVDAGVRLDPSGYQASSLLYGLREGLLVSGTPGSLDPVDGPFGRTDLGARSVAVDLRGEQAAEVSADGTTLWTAPVRGADQDVTTTLQDATDLATPAWDHRDRLWLLDRTADGAQVRWLRGDRGSVVEVPGITGEEVKSFLVSRDGSRVVAVVRLGRADEVRVARLHQDQRGRVVGASRARALSPEEAPGRIVDIAWRTTTTIAVLNRLSPASGKVSTIGVDGAPTGLEGITTTLGGATSLAGSPVPEQVVYAITGSGLIDLSVAVRGPQVLDAGVTYVGYVG; encoded by the coding sequence GTGAGCCGCCGGGGGCTGGTCGCCCTGCTGCTGCCGCTGCTGCTGCTGGCCGGCGGCTGCGTGAGCATGCCCGAGTCCGGGCCGGTCGTGGGCGCCGGCGTGGGCGACGGGGTCGACGCCGACATGGGCGGGGTGCCGGCCATCGACGCCCGGGCCCCGCAGGAGGGCCAGAGCGCCACCGAGGTGGTGCGCGGCTTCCTCGACGCGATGCAGGCCTGGCCCCGGGAGCTGACCACCGCCAAGGAGTACCTCGCCTCCGACGCCGCCGCGGCCTGGAACCCCGACGGGCTCGTCACCTACGTCGAGGCCCAGCCGCAGAGCACGTCGAGCTCGCGGGTCTCGCTGCGCCTGGGCGGCGCCGACCGCTTCGACGCCCGCGGCGCCTACGAGGGGGCGCTGTCGGCGTACGAGTCGATCCTCCAGCTCTCGCTCACCACCGAGGACGGGCAGCTGCGCATCACCAACCCGCCGAGCGACCTGGTGGTGCCGCAGACCTGGTTCGAGGCCCGCTACGACCAGCTCGCGCTCTACTTCCTGGCCCCCGGCGGGGAGGTGCTGGTGCCCGAGCCGGTCTTCGTCGCCGACGACGACAAGCTGGCCAGCACCCTCATCGAGGGGCTCATCGAGGGCCCGCGCGACGACCGGGTCGCGCGCTCCCTGGTCCCGCCCGACCTCGCACTGGAGCTGTCGGTGCCGGTCACGCCCGACGGCACCGCCGCCATCGAGCTCACGGGCGAGGCCGCCTCGCTGACGCCCACCGAGAACGCCCAGATGCTGGCCCAGCTCGCCTGGACGCTGCGCCAGGACCCCGACATCGAGGCCTTCACGCTCAGCATCGGGGGACAGCGCATCCGCCTCGCCGACGGCGAGGACCGCATCCCCGTCGACGCCGGTGTGCGCCTGGACCCCAGCGGCTACCAGGCCAGCTCGCTGCTCTACGGGCTGCGCGAGGGGCTGCTGGTCTCCGGCACCCCCGGCTCGCTCGACCCGGTCGACGGGCCGTTCGGCCGCACCGACCTGGGCGCGCGCAGCGTCGCGGTCGACCTGCGCGGCGAGCAGGCCGCGGAGGTCTCGGCCGACGGCACGACGCTGTGGACGGCGCCGGTGCGCGGCGCCGACCAGGACGTCACCACGACCCTCCAGGACGCCACCGACCTGGCCACCCCGGCCTGGGACCACCGCGACCGGCTCTGGCTGCTCGACCGCACCGCGGACGGCGCCCAGGTCCGCTGGCTGCGGGGGGATCGCGGCTCGGTGGTCGAGGTCCCCGGGATCACCGGCGAGGAGGTCAAGAGCTTCCTGGTCTCGCGCGACGGCAGCCGCGTGGTCGCCGTGGTGCGCCTGGGCCGCGCCGACGAGGTGCGCGTCGCCCGCCTGCACCAGGACCAGCGGGGTCGGGTGGTCGGGGCCTCCCGGGCCCGTGCGCTCTCCCCGGAGGAGGCGCCGGGCCGCATCGTCGACATCGCCTGGCGCACCACCACCACCATCGCGGTGCTCAACCGGCTCAGCCCCGCCAGCGGCAAGGTCAGCACGATCGGCGTCGACGGCGCCCCGACCGGCCTCGAGGGCATCACCACCACCCTCGGCGGGGCGACGTCGCTGGCCGGGTCGCCGGTGCCGGAGCAGGTGGTCTACGCGATCACCGGCAGCGGGCTGATCGACCTGTCGGTGGCGGTGCGGGGGCCGCAGGTGCTCGACGCGGGCGTCACCTACGTCGGCTACGTCGGCTGA